A single genomic interval of Arthrobacter sp. NicSoilB8 harbors:
- a CDS encoding ThuA domain-containing protein, producing the protein MTTDTKTALVVRGGWDGHQPVEATEEFIPYLKANGYDVRVEESPKIYADADYLAGVDLILQCMTMSTIEKDEFEGLRAAVENGTGLAGWHGGIADSYRDTSDYLHLIGGQFACHPGKHPDERTGGQPDNYVPYTVNMLPAAADHPITAGLGDFDLVTEQYWVLADDYIDVLATTTQKVREWDPWHREVTSPAIWTRQWGKGKIFVCTPGHRVEILQDSNVRTIIERGLLWASR; encoded by the coding sequence ATGACGACCGATACCAAGACCGCCCTCGTGGTGCGCGGCGGCTGGGACGGGCACCAGCCCGTTGAAGCCACCGAGGAATTCATCCCCTACCTGAAAGCCAACGGCTACGACGTCCGGGTGGAGGAGTCGCCCAAGATCTACGCCGACGCCGACTACCTGGCCGGCGTGGACCTGATTCTGCAGTGCATGACCATGTCCACCATCGAAAAAGACGAGTTCGAGGGCCTCCGGGCCGCCGTGGAGAACGGCACCGGGCTCGCCGGCTGGCACGGCGGCATCGCGGATTCCTACCGCGACACCTCGGACTACCTGCACCTGATCGGCGGCCAGTTTGCCTGCCACCCGGGCAAGCACCCGGATGAGCGGACGGGCGGGCAGCCGGACAACTACGTCCCGTACACCGTCAACATGCTCCCCGCGGCCGCGGATCATCCGATCACCGCAGGCCTCGGCGACTTTGATCTCGTCACGGAACAATACTGGGTCCTTGCGGACGATTACATCGACGTCCTGGCCACCACCACCCAGAAAGTCCGGGAATGGGACCCCTGGCACCGGGAAGTCACCTCGCCCGCCATCTGGACCCGGCAATGGGGAAAGGGCAAGATCTTCGTTTGCACCCCCGGGCACCGGGTCGAAATCCTCCAGGACAGCAACGTCCGCACCATCATCGAAAGGGGCCTGCTGTGGGCAAGCCGTTAG
- a CDS encoding Gfo/Idh/MocA family oxidoreductase encodes MTEPKPLRVGMVGYAFMGAAHSHAWRTAPRFFDLPLAPELAAVAGRNEEGVRAAAAKYGWDAVETDWRRLIERDDIDLIDICTPGNTHAEIAIAALEAGKHVLCEKPLANSVAEAEQMTAAAQAAAARGVFSMCGFSYRRTPALALAKRMVDDGRLGEIRHVRAQYLQDWLSDADAPLTWRLEKAKSGSGSLGDIGAHSIDAAQWITGRNITGVSALLETFVKERPLGGDFVGLGGRGGSDGPRGAVTVDDAALFTARFEGTPDGGAAAGNGASSGPIGIFEATRFALGRKNAMRLELNGTLGSLAFDFDDMNSLQVYDSGQEPDAGFRRIMVTEPSHPYTGNWWPTGHGLGYEHGFTHQVVDLVTAIGAGRQPSPSFADALQVQRVLAAVEASARADSHWHNV; translated from the coding sequence GTGACTGAACCTAAACCCCTGCGGGTGGGGATGGTGGGCTACGCCTTCATGGGCGCCGCGCACTCCCACGCCTGGCGGACCGCGCCGCGGTTCTTCGACCTCCCGCTCGCCCCGGAACTGGCGGCCGTTGCCGGCCGGAACGAGGAGGGCGTGCGGGCCGCGGCGGCCAAGTACGGCTGGGATGCCGTGGAAACGGACTGGCGCCGCCTGATCGAGCGGGACGATATCGACCTGATCGACATCTGCACCCCCGGCAACACGCATGCCGAGATCGCCATCGCCGCGCTCGAGGCCGGCAAGCACGTCCTCTGCGAGAAACCGCTCGCAAATTCCGTGGCCGAAGCGGAGCAGATGACCGCGGCTGCCCAGGCTGCGGCCGCCCGGGGTGTGTTCTCCATGTGCGGCTTCAGCTACCGGCGCACCCCGGCGTTGGCCTTGGCCAAGAGGATGGTGGATGACGGGCGGCTGGGCGAGATCCGGCACGTCCGGGCGCAGTACCTGCAGGACTGGCTGAGCGACGCGGATGCGCCGCTCACCTGGCGGCTGGAGAAGGCCAAGTCCGGGTCCGGTTCCCTGGGGGACATTGGAGCGCACAGCATCGACGCTGCGCAGTGGATCACCGGACGCAACATCACCGGGGTCTCGGCGCTGCTGGAAACCTTCGTCAAGGAGCGTCCCCTGGGCGGAGACTTCGTGGGCCTGGGCGGGCGCGGCGGTTCTGATGGTCCCCGCGGTGCGGTCACCGTGGACGACGCCGCACTGTTCACCGCCCGTTTTGAGGGAACGCCCGACGGCGGCGCTGCCGCCGGCAACGGTGCCTCCTCCGGCCCGATCGGCATCTTTGAAGCCACCCGCTTCGCCCTGGGCCGCAAGAACGCCATGCGGCTGGAACTCAACGGCACTTTGGGATCCCTGGCCTTTGACTTCGACGACATGAACTCCCTGCAGGTGTACGACTCCGGCCAAGAGCCGGACGCAGGCTTCCGCAGGATCATGGTCACGGAACCTTCCCACCCGTACACCGGCAACTGGTGGCCCACCGGCCATGGCCTCGGGTACGAACACGGATTCACGCATCAAGTGGTGGACCTGGTGACCGCCATCGGCGCCGGCAGGCAGCCCTCGCCGTCCTTCGCCGATGCCCTCCAGGTCCAACGAGTCCTCGCCGCCGTCGAAGCCAGCGCCCGCGCCGACAGCCACTGGCACAACGTCTGA
- a CDS encoding carbohydrate ABC transporter permease, whose amino-acid sequence MASLTQLPVPPSAPARPAASPRPRTKGPGRTRPNFLGGLGGWLWLAIIIVPVYYVVVTSLKNQAGFFTSNPMMPPAEPTLENYKLVLENDFAKYFANSLIVTVGSVIPALLVSFMAAYAIVRGKSRFLNWTNNLFLLGLAIPLHATIIPIYWMITRAHMYDTLLALILPSIAFAIPISVLILSNFMRDVPNELFESMRLDGCSDWAMMWRLALPMTRPAVVTVGIYNALGVWNGFLFPLILTQSPETRVLPLSLWTFQGEFSVNIPAVLAAVVLATLPLLVVYVIARRQLLSGLTAGFSK is encoded by the coding sequence ATGGCTTCCCTGACCCAGCTCCCCGTCCCGCCCTCGGCGCCCGCCCGCCCCGCAGCCAGCCCCCGTCCGCGGACCAAGGGACCCGGACGGACGCGCCCCAACTTCCTCGGCGGCCTCGGCGGCTGGCTCTGGCTGGCCATCATCATCGTCCCCGTCTACTACGTGGTGGTGACGAGCCTGAAGAACCAGGCAGGCTTCTTCACCTCCAACCCGATGATGCCGCCCGCCGAGCCCACTCTGGAGAACTACAAGCTGGTCCTGGAGAATGACTTCGCCAAGTACTTTGCCAACAGCCTCATCGTCACCGTAGGCAGCGTGATCCCGGCACTCCTGGTGTCCTTCATGGCCGCTTACGCGATCGTCCGCGGCAAGAGCAGGTTCCTGAACTGGACCAACAACCTGTTCCTGCTGGGCCTCGCGATCCCGTTGCACGCCACGATCATTCCCATCTACTGGATGATCACGCGGGCCCACATGTACGACACCCTCCTGGCCCTGATCCTGCCTTCCATCGCCTTCGCGATCCCGATCTCCGTGCTGATCCTGTCCAACTTCATGCGGGACGTGCCCAACGAGCTCTTCGAATCAATGCGGCTGGACGGCTGCTCCGACTGGGCCATGATGTGGCGCCTGGCGCTGCCGATGACCCGACCTGCCGTGGTGACCGTCGGCATCTACAACGCGCTCGGAGTGTGGAACGGCTTCCTGTTCCCGCTGATACTGACGCAGAGCCCGGAGACCCGGGTGCTGCCGCTGTCACTGTGGACGTTCCAGGGCGAATTCAGCGTCAACATCCCGGCGGTGCTGGCCGCCGTCGTGCTCGCCACGCTGCCGCTGCTGGTGGTCTATGTGATCGCCCGGCGTCAGCTGCTCAGCGGCCTCACCGCCGGCTTCAGCAAATAG
- a CDS encoding sugar ABC transporter permease, with protein MSTTSGSSRRPLQPGPSGWLAAPALAFFLLFAIIPLIGVLFLSFTSWDGLGEIKLDGLSSWTTVLTDPVTGNALLVTAKIMFFSFIVQAPISLLLGVFTAAGQKYRAALAVLYFVPLLLSSAAVAIAFKALLDPNFGLGAGLGLPFLAQDWLGDSDLVLFVVVFVIAWQFVPFHTLIYQGGVRQIPASLYEAAQIDGAGRVQQFFNITLPQLKYTIITSSTLMVVGSLAYFDLVFVLTGGGPGYATRLLPLHMYLTGFKANDMGAASALGVILVVIGLALALLLQRLGGKNRNASQLEGA; from the coding sequence TCCGGTTCCTCCCGGCGGCCCCTTCAACCGGGCCCGTCGGGGTGGCTGGCCGCCCCAGCCCTTGCCTTCTTCCTGCTGTTCGCCATCATCCCGCTGATCGGCGTCTTGTTCCTCAGCTTCACCTCGTGGGACGGCCTCGGCGAGATCAAACTGGACGGCTTGTCCAGCTGGACCACCGTCCTGACGGACCCCGTCACCGGGAACGCCCTGCTGGTGACCGCGAAGATCATGTTCTTCTCGTTCATCGTCCAGGCCCCGATCAGTCTGCTCTTGGGTGTCTTCACCGCCGCAGGCCAGAAGTACCGCGCGGCCCTGGCCGTCCTCTACTTCGTGCCGCTGCTGCTGTCCTCGGCCGCCGTCGCCATCGCGTTCAAAGCCCTCCTGGACCCCAACTTCGGCCTGGGCGCAGGGCTTGGCCTGCCGTTCCTGGCCCAGGACTGGCTGGGCGATTCGGACCTCGTGCTGTTCGTCGTGGTCTTCGTGATCGCCTGGCAGTTTGTCCCCTTCCACACGCTCATCTACCAGGGCGGCGTGCGCCAGATCCCGGCGTCGCTCTACGAGGCCGCGCAAATCGACGGTGCCGGACGGGTACAGCAGTTCTTCAACATCACCCTGCCCCAGCTGAAGTACACCATCATCACCTCCTCCACGCTCATGGTGGTCGGATCGCTGGCGTACTTTGACCTCGTCTTCGTCCTGACCGGCGGCGGTCCCGGCTACGCCACCCGGCTGCTCCCGCTGCACATGTACCTCACCGGGTTCAAAGCCAACGACATGGGCGCCGCGAGCGCCCTCGGCGTCATCCTCGTGGTGATCGGGCTGGCCCTCGCCCTGCTGCTGCAGAGGCTGGGCGGAAAGAACCGCAACGCAAGCCAATTGGAAGGTGCCTGA